Below is a window of Falco rusticolus isolate bFalRus1 chromosome 9, bFalRus1.pri, whole genome shotgun sequence DNA.
CCTGGCCCAGCTAATCCTTCCTCTACTGACACTGCCGAAACCAAGGCTACCAGAGTGCCAATTCCTGTgttttttaagggtttttttgatcatATGTTCTTCTCTGGATATTGTAGCTGCTGAAATTTTGTTGCCTAAGTCCTGTAGCTTTTGTTCAATCTTatttggaagaaagaagaaaatccagccctcagggctgcagagaaaagcttAGGAAAACGAACTGTAAAGGGCCTAGCATCAGTTGTCATGTAAATAATGAcgttttaaaacaaatattgtgGCTTCAAGCAGTGCTgaaaacttctgtttgttaacTCCAGTTCTCCTGCAGTCTGGATGACTGGGATTAAGATCAGCCACCAGCCTTTCCCAGTCAGCAAAACACCATCActgtcctcttcctcctcagaaTCGCCCGTTCTGAAAGAACTTTTTAATGTTGAGAGCTGTGGTTGGGGCTCTGAAGGTGAGTTGGGTGCCTCTCAGCTCCAAAGGCTTTTCCTGGAGGGCAGTTCCCCACTTTCTGCATGTCCCATGGCTGCACTTTAACAGGTAAGAGGATGCTTTGGCACATGGGTCTGGCAGCTGGGATTTCCCATTGACCTTCATACACCAGGGATAAGTCCAACTCCAGCCTGGTGACACTTTGGCAGTGATATGTTGAATGTCATTATGGTATATTATCCAAAAGATGTTCATATATATGTAAGCAAACTGGTGTGGGCCACTTTTTCTGGAGTGCATGTCAGGCATGCTGGGGGTTAAGTGTGGTAAAGTGTTGTCTTCTGCCCAGAGCTGCCTTATTTTTGTAACACGGTAGTTTTCAGTAAGTTTGTGCTGAGAAAAGTGCTTGGCTAAGGCTTTCACTgggaaaaccaaacaaaccagaaatgcTTTGCTCAGATTTTTACTGGCATCGGTAGATGAAATACTTTCCTCAGTTTTATGCTGCAAGCAAATATATATTGATAAACTAAATTAATTCCTTGATTAATTAAAACAATCCTACTTTCTACCAGAGAAAAATAGAGCATTCATCCCTAGAAATCTTTACACGAAAAGATGATGTTTTTAATCTGTGATAGCCAGCATGTGTGGACACATCCTGGTGGAAGGATGGAGCTGAGCAAAGCTGAGGCAGGAGGGTCAGCCAGAAACATAGACAGTTATGTACAGCGGTCTCCGTTTGGATATGTGATGCCTCATTTAGAAGATATGTGAGAGAGCTTGGAAAGAAAGTAGTGGATCCTGGTGTTAGATGCTGCAAAGTAGGAGGTCAGTCACTCTTGCACTAGGGTTTTGGGGACCGAGTGCTAGTTAGAGGAAGCAGGGACTCAGTGTCCTATCCATCTCTATTGGCCCTCAGGTTCTTGTGCATTTGCTGTCTGGTGAACCTTAATGACAGCTGTTGGAGCTGCACATTCCTCAGTGCCCTCCAACCGCTGCCAGAAGCACTCGTTCAAGCAGCCGTTGTCTCACAACCTTTTGTCCCTTTCTTTTAaaccatctttgtggccttgGTTTTCAGGTAGCACGGCACAGCATAAAGGTTGGGACCTGCTGGCCATCCTCTTTGGCAGCTCTCTCCAGAATGTCTGGTCTCCCAAGTGGGGAAGAGATCCCAGACTGTAGTTGGAAGCACGAAGTAGAGAGGGCTGATGCTGTGAGTATGCCACTACCGGTGTGTGTACCAGCAATCAGGACTGGTTATCCAGTAAACTGCCATCCCATCACTGGCAGCAAAGGACACCCTGGTAAATTCAGCATTCAGTGGGGCACGATGGAATGTGGGAAAGCAGTTGGAAGGGGGTTAGCAGTTTGCTGCAGAAGCTTTACAACATAACTTACCATCAGGGGAAATTGCTGCTGGTTCCAAGAGTAAAAGCATCCCTGTTAATAGCCCAGTTACTTCATTCTGAAAGACTGTATCAGGTGAATGCAGATCTCTTTACATCCCTACAGGCTGGCTCACTGTGAAGGACAGCCTCCTGCAAGGAAGCCCTGAGAGAACAGAATTTGCCCAGAATGCTAAAATTTAATGTTACTTTTTCTCAAAACTTGCTCAAACTCTAGTTTCATCTGGCCAGATAGCAGAAATCCAGATGGGGTCTTATTAAAACATCCCACGATTTATAACTGCTCAGAATTCCCACTGCCAGGATGCTCTACAacaggctgagaaaaaaactCGAGCCCTGAAGCTGGGGCTGAGCAAACTGCTGGACCCGAGGGGAGAAGACATCAACTGAGCTCCAGGGACAGACAGCGCTCGGCCAAATGCTCCTGTCCAAACAGGCAAAACTCCCACATAAATCAACATAATCTTAATGACTGCATATAATCTACCTGCAATGTATACACTACAGGCGAGGAGCTGCCCTTTGTAGGATTATCCCAGTGGTTTATTCCTAGACCCAAGATTTATGGCGTTGATGGGTGCTTTATGCCTATTTCCATTTAAGGAATGGAAATGCATTGTGAAAATAAGTAGGATCAACCCAACCCCTGCAATTATGTCTTAGCATACCTTAAATGCCATATAATTTCAGATTCTTCCGATTCATATTCATGCATCacctaaaaatgtatttactagCACACTTTTCTaagaaaggcagaaacagtTTGGAGGGATGAGGGAGATGCGGGGCTGCCTCCATCCCGAGGAGGTTTGCCCTACCTCCCACATCTGTCCGCAGCAGATCTTTCTGGGAGGTGAGGAAATCTCACCCCAGTTCCACTTCCAAGCAAAGATACCGCCAGTTCCTATCAAATTTACAgaagccagagaaaaaaaagtaggtaGTTTTGGATTGGAAAGAgtgaagctgcttttcagttatgatacaaaacatacttttttctttccttcaccttCCTAATATAACTTCCAATTACATTTTTAGAGTTtcatgagaaagaaagagaagatgttCAATGTTGCAAGACTGGGATTTCCTATGATATTCAAAATTTTACGGCTGGCTTCCCAGCGTGCCGCTGCCGGGGTGTGATCCCAAGGGaactgcagcagaggctgggatgTCACCGCTGCCTGCCGTGACTGTGACCATGCAGATGAGCAGAAGTGCTATTCTTGCGGAGAGTTTGGACACATTCAGAAAGACTGCACCAAAGTGAAATGCTATAGGTGTGGTGAAACTGGCCATGTAGCCACCAACTGCAGCAAGACCAGTGAAGTCAACTGCTATCGCTGCGGCGAGTCAGGGCACCTTGCACGAGAATGCACAATTGAAGCTACAGcctaattattttcctttgtcgcccctcctttttctggtttttctgaCCCCGAGAGCCGGCGGGTCCCGGTGCCACCCCGGCGGCGTGTCCCTGCCCCGCACTGGGCttgggatggggatgaggacGAAGCTATTCTGCGAGTGCCATCCAGGGGACGAGAGCTGtacttcagctgctgctcctggggggctccagggaaagagaaaacGGCCTcgagctgtgccaggggaggtttagatgggatggcaggaaaaatttcttcgcTGAAAGGGGTGTCAGgcgttggaacaggctgcccagggagcgGTGGGATCACTGTCCTGGGAAGTGCTTAAAAAAGAGGGAGATGTGGTGCTGGAGGACATGGGTCGCAGTGGGCtcggcagtgctgggttaacggctGGCCTCGATGgtttaaaggtcttttccaaccgaaATGACGGTGGTTCTCTTTTGATCAGGAGGGGGCAACCGCAGTGCGATGCCTGGAGCTTTCCCAGGCCCACCCAGAGCTCAGCCTGCCCATGGAATGGGAATGCGATGGGAACTGAGAAGTGTCAGGAGCTTGTGACGGGACCGCAACCCCCACAGCTGGTCAATCCCCCAGATTCAGGCGGTTAGAGTTTGTGTGTCCCCAGGCGCCCCTCACTGCAGGGTGGGGGtgcgggggcagggggcggcaCGCCCGGTGACACCTCAGTCCCTGTCCCCGATCGCGGCCCAAACCAGGGGGCTGTTGCTTGACAAAGCACTGGAGCCTGGGAGGGCAAACCCCCCCCACGGTGCTGCGGCCACCAGCCGGGGCTACCGGGCATTTAACGGGGCTGCACCGCGAACCTGCTTGAGAAGGAGCAcaaggaaacacatttttccctccttgtcATATACATTAACAGGGGAAAACCCCTGTCTTCAACCGTTGTCACCCTCCGGGTGCTTTAACAGGGTTTTCCCGCTGTGTGCTGTGGTGGCCTGGGGCTGCCCGCGGGGACCGCGactccccccccgccccggggtCCTGTTGGCCGGTACCGGCGCTGGGATGGCTGGGTGGCCGTGCCCGCTGGGCCGCAGGGAGGGACCGGGGACCGCGGGGGCTCACCTTGAGGATGCGCGGGTTGCACAACATGCTGTCTCGGGCCACCCCCAGCCGCTCGTTCTCGCTGCCCGGCTCCACCTCGGCCAGGGTCAGCGGCCGCCGCGGGGATGCCGCTCTGCCGCCCGCCATGTCGCCGCGCTGAGGGGAGCCGGGGCCAcggagctgcagctcccacccGTGAGCGCCGGGGTGGCGGTGCCACGTCTCCTAGCAACCGCCGTCCCACGCCGTTGGTCCGTCGCTTTGATGGGTCCGGCTGGGGCCGCTTCCGCGGGGCGGTCGGAACGGAGAATCCGGGGCCGAGCGCGGAGGGACCGTCTTGTGGGGGGACCGTCCTGCAGGCGTACCGCCCTGCAGGGGCACCGCGCTGCGGGAGGACGCCGGGCGGTGTGGAGGTGAGGCGGGAGGCCGCCGCGGGCGGGAGCGTGGTCGCCGCGGGGTGGGAGGCCGCGTTGCCCCGGCTGGGGAGTGGGACAGGCTGGCGGGGAAGGCGTCGTCGTCCCTGCGGGGTCTGCGGTTTGCCGCCTCGGCCTACGCCGTTCCTACCGAGAGGCCTGTGGTTGCTCCAGGGGCCTCCCTCGCCTTCGGTAGTCCCGGAGTGGGGCGAAGGGTGAtggcgggccgggcggcgcgggggaCGTGTGTCCGCAAGGGGGCCCTGGCCCGGGGCAGCGGCATGCGGCCTGGCTTTGTTCGCAGTTCGGCGCAGGGGCGGGCTGGGTGGCGCTGGGTGGCTTGGAgggtgtgtgtgtccccagaGCTGCGTGGCGCTGGGTGGCTTGGGGGGGTGATCCCCCATAGCTGGGTGGCGCTGGGTGGGTTGGTGTCTGTGTCCCCAGAATTGCACGATGGTGTCTGTGTCCCCAGAGGTGCATGATGGTATGTGGGTTGGTGTCCGTGTCTCCCCAAAGCTGTATGATGATGTGTGTGTCCCCTAGAGCTGCATGGTGGTGTGTGGGTTGGTGTCTGTGTCCCCCCAGAgctctgtggtggtggtggggttggtgtgtgttcccccccccccgaggtTTCAGGGCAGCTGCTTCCCAATGGAGGTAACGTCTGGTACCTGTCAGCGCTGGAAACTGCGTTGGGGATGTGAAATTCAACATCTTGTGTTTCAGGGATGACAGGATGTTGCTTTGTGAAGTGTTGTTTATGTGCTGGCTGTAGAAAACGTGCTCAAAAATGCTTCCTGTGTGCTCTGTTTAACTGGAGTTTTCAACAACAGGTTTGCTTTGGTTATAGAGTCCATTGGAGCTGGTAGGTCTTGGCTAGGCTTGGGCCTGTTTGAACATGGGCAAAGCTCATTAGAAGCTTCTAATTAGAGAATTTTGTTTTAGTGCTGGTTAGTCTGATATTTCTTTATCGTTTTTAGTCTGTTGCTATCTCAGTGATGAAAGCAGAGTTGAATATAGCAGTCTGTCATTCTTTGGTTATTTAAAACAACTTAAAGCTAATAAACTGTACCCTTTGTTCTTACAGGAAAGCAATTTTAAGGCTGAATACAACTGTGATGCACATTGTTTGATGAAGGCGGCATTGCTTTTTTGTAGTCACTTTGCAGAATTAGTTGGATTGCGAAGTAAGTATCCACATCGTATGTTCCTAAGATCATACTGAGTAGTTCTGcagtattttaatgttttaggTGGGGAGCTGTTTTTGGGGAGTGGGAgttggtgtttttatttttactgtgtaatGGTACATAAATTATAGCACTTGAGTAAAACTCATCTTTTATTTAAGGTAAGGAAAAGtatgacaggaaaagaaagtgtgaACGATTTTCAAGTTCAGGATTTtctcaggaagaagaaaaagaagaagagaaaacacaaagaataCAATGAGGCATGTGAAAGTGATGGAAAAGAAGATACACAAAATGCAGAGTTTAGTCATGCTTCTCTAGTGCTGTTTGAAGATGAAGCAGCACAGAACGATGAAGGCCgtaaaaagaagaagaaaaaaaagaccaaggagaagaaagaagagtcTTTGTTAGATAATTCTTGTGTAGAACTGGAAGATGAAATTATTAACGAAATGGCAGCACAGAACGATGAAGGCCgtaaaaagaagaagaaaaaaaagaccacgGAGGAGAAGCAAGAGTCTTTGTTAGATAATTCTTGTGTAGAACTGGAAGATGAAATTAGTAACGAAATGGCAGCACAGAACGGTGAAGGCCgtaaaaagaagaagaaaaaaaagaccacgGAGGAGAAGCAAGAGTCTTTGTTAGATAATTCTTGTGTAGAACTGGAAGATGAAATTAGTAATGAAATGGCAGCACAGAACGATGAAGGCCgtaaaaagaagaagaaaaaaaagaccacgGAGGAGAAGCAAGAGTCTTTGTTAGATAATTCTTGTGTAGAACTGGAAGATGAAATTAGTAACGAAATGGCAGCACAGAACGATGAAGGCCgtaaaaagaagaagaaaaaaaagaccatggAGGAGAAGCAAGAGTCTTTGTTAGATAATTCTTGTGTAGAACTGGAACATGAAATTAGTAACGAAATGGCAGCACAGAACGATGAAGGCCgtaaaaagaagaagaaaaaaaagaccacgGAGGAGAAGCAAGAGTCTTTGTTAGATAATTCTTGTGTAGAACTGGAAGATGAAATTAGTAACGAAATGGCAGCACAGATCGATGAAGGCCgtaaaaagaagaagaaaaaaaagaccacgGAGGAGAAGCAAGAGTCTTTGTTAGATAATTCTTGTGTAGAACTGGAAGATGAAATTAGTAACGAAATGGCAGCACAGAACGATGAAGGCCgtaaaaagaagaagaaaaaaaagaccacgGAGGAGAAGCAAGAGTCTTTGTTAGATAATTCTTGTGTAGAACTGGAAGATGAAATTAGTAACGAAATGGCAGCACAGAACGATGAAGGCCgtaaaaagaagaagaaaaaaaagaccacgGAGGAGAAGCAAGAGTCTTTGTTAGATAATTCTTGTGTAGAACTGGAAGATGAAATTAGTAACGAAATGGCAGCACAGAACGGTGAAGGCCgtaaaaagaagaagaaaaaaaagaccacgGAGGAGAAGCAAGAGTCTTTGTTAGATAATTCTTGTGTAGAACTGGAAGATGAAATTAGTAACGAAATGGCAGCACAGAACGGTGAAGGCtgtaaaaagaagaagaaaaaaaagaccacgGAGGAGAAGCAAGAGTCTTTGTTAGATAATTCTTGTGTAGAACTGGAACATGAAGTTAGTAACGAAATGGCAGTGGAtgctttccaaaagaaaaagaagcaaaagaagcGGAAGCATAATGATAGTATAGATGAGCAAAGCAGTGTAGCCTGTGTCACAGTAGATCAGCACACCACTGAAAGTTGTCAGGAGGTCAGTGCTGATGGTGTTCTAAATAAACAATttgttaagaagaaaagaaaagaaaaattgcctgAAGAGGATGAGGTCCATGAGCTGCCTACCTCAGAAACACATGATAAAAATGACAATGAAAGaccaaaaaagaagaagaaggaaagacGCAGTAGTACCCAAAATATGGAGGAAGACGTAGATGTTGCTGTTGATGAGTCACTGTTGTCACCTCCAGAGCAAAAGAGGCAAAGGAAAGACACAGTGTTGCCATTACCAGTGGAAGAGGGTGATGTGGCAACACCCCAACAACAGCATGAAGGTGGTGACTGTGATGCTTCTCCTGCCATGAGTGAAGATTCTGCAAATGTAGCTGCTGAGTTTTCGAAGCCGACCAAAGCAGCGGATCAGTCGCCTCAAAAAACTCCAGCCCATGCTAGAAAAcgaaaaaaaagtatcacttctgtcacagaaaaaagctgttcagaatCTGACGTACTGTAAGTTTAACTTTTGTTTGTGCGTTTTGCATGCCCACCAacaccccccatccccccacccccatgtTTCTATCAGATTATTTGGGTCccagatttttcttcagtctgttttgtatgcatttttaaaaacaacttcaaaaagCTTTACAGTATGTTGAGCTGTTATAGAGACCTATTTTAAGAGTTTAGTTATCTTGTGAAGATACAGTGAAAATTTGTAGGAGTACAATACCATCGCCTTCAGCATAGAATATTTTCTCCTATTTAAAAACTATAGGTCCAGAGATAATTTTTGTGCAAGCAACTCatattagtaaaaataaaagggtgGTGGagaaagggattttatttttttaatttggtattTATAGTAAACATATGCATTTTTACCAAGCAACTAGTAAAGTCAGCTAAAGACTTCAATGTTCTGTGCAGATAAATGCTAATGCAGGTGGCTCTTGATGCTTTTACAGTGTCTAGAACCCACAAAAAGAGCACTAGTAAGAGACAGATGGGAAAATTCTGTGTTGCCAGTGGTAGCAAGAGACACTGTTTCTTTGGTATGTCCATGTGTGAGAGTTTTGCGGGAAAGGTGTGGAATTTCAAAACTTCAGCAAGctctttcaatattttaagTATAGAAGTTTTAGAATAAATTACATTGATGTTAAAGGATTGGAAATACAAGGGGGTGGATGTGTGAAGTattctttgttctttaattAATGAACATGTTGATTCTTTTAATGGTAGAGAAACTAACAATCTTTGTTTtggatgtattttattttatgcttcttaaaaattttttttaagtatcagGACACCAGAACCCTTGGCATCAAATAGAAAGAAGGGCAAGAATAGTTCCTTAACTGAAAGGTTAGCCCCTGTGGAGGGTAATCTGGATGATGAAGAGTGTCTGGGTGATGAAGAGGACCTGGAATCTAGCACATATTCAATTGTGGATTTGGATACTGCAAAACGAGAACTGGAAGAGTTTATTCCTCATGTGAGGAATATATCAGACAGTTCAATCAGAAAGGCTGGAAGAGACCTAGTGAGGtttaaagagtttaaaaaacaagGTGAGCTCTCTAAAATACTGTTGCAGTGAGGAAGGGCTATGCAGCTGTGCTAATAGAGGGTAAATAATTAGGTTTTGTATTGTGTCTGTCACATCCATGGAGTCTGGTTCCCTTCATTCCGATGGAGgtactttctgtttctgtgcttcacAGCATCTCAGCTCTTGGTTTGtctctttcagttttctttttttaacttctgaattTGTTCCTCTTTCATTATGTGTTTGCTAGAACCTGAAATGTAATGTACAAGAGATGGTACTTGAAGTTTGTTATTCAATTTCcactccccccatcccccctgcccccccccccaaaaaaaataaaaaaaaaatctgtacattTTAGGTATTGCTGTCAAGTTTGGCAGAttttcacagaaggaaaatgatcAAGTCCGGAAAAATGTTGAACAGTTCTTGGCGATTACTGGAATAGACAGTGCTGAAAAACTCCTGTTTACCTCAAGATATCCAGAAGATAAAGAAACTATTAGTCGTCTAAAAGCAGAACAtctgttttgtgaaaaaatTTGTAAGTATTTAAGTTCCTTCTTGGATGTCTGAATGTTACATTCCACAGCCTGGTGATATCgtgatgtattttttaaactaattttttattgaaaagcaCTAATGTTGCTAAATTTGGCAAAAGAGGGGTATGCTGCTGAGATTATGTAGTTGATAAT
It encodes the following:
- the TTF1 gene encoding transcription termination factor 1, which gives rise to MTGKESVNDFQVQDFLRKKKKKKRKHKEYNEACESDGKEDTQNAEFSHASLVLFEDEAAQNDEGRKKKKKKKTKEKKEESLLDNSCVELEDEIINEMAAQNDEGRKKKKKKKTTEEKQESLLDNSCVELEDEISNEMAAQNGEGRKKKKKKKTTEEKQESLLDNSCVELEDEISNEMAAQNDEGRKKKKKKKTTEEKQESLLDNSCVELEDEISNEMAAQNDEGRKKKKKKKTMEEKQESLLDNSCVELEHEISNEMAAQNDEGRKKKKKKKTTEEKQESLLDNSCVELEDEISNEMAAQIDEGRKKKKKKKTTEEKQESLLDNSCVELEDEISNEMAAQNDEGRKKKKKKKTTEEKQESLLDNSCVELEDEISNEMAAQNDEGRKKKKKKKTTEEKQESLLDNSCVELEDEISNEMAAQNGEGRKKKKKKKTTEEKQESLLDNSCVELEDEISNEMAAQNGEGCKKKKKKKTTEEKQESLLDNSCVELEHEVSNEMAVDAFQKKKKQKKRKHNDSIDEQSSVACVTVDQHTTESCQEVSADGVLNKQFVKKKRKEKLPEEDEVHELPTSETHDKNDNERPKKKKKERRSSTQNMEEDVDVAVDESLLSPPEQKRQRKDTVLPLPVEEGDVATPQQQHEGGDCDASPAMSEDSANVAAEFSKPTKAADQSPQKTPAHARKRKKSITSVTEKSCSESDVLIRTPEPLASNRKKGKNSSLTERLAPVEGNLDDEECLGDEEDLESSTYSIVDLDTAKRELEEFIPHVRNISDSSIRKAGRDLVRFKEFKKQGIAVKFGRFSQKENDQVRKNVEQFLAITGIDSAEKLLFTSRYPEDKETISRLKAEHLFCEKISEGIPRPWRLIYYRARKMFDPNNYKGRYTEEEKEKLKKYHAMHGNDWKKISEMMSRSNLSVAMKYSEIKSDINYGPWSKEEIQKLMHAVKEVIRKRAEMEDADSVSSLKKSNRELSIAREKLHQKLPWTEIEAKVGTRYWRQCKQKWSTILMNKMTKGQQLYRGTKGLQARINLIKRLHEMKVEDSNEVNWEELGSAIGDVPRSYVQAKFYKLKVSSVPLWQKKTFSEIIDYLYKEKLPELEEKLAKKNGKHDISENSAPRKLEKFFRLSDIFDSSEECE